The Engystomops pustulosus chromosome 3, aEngPut4.maternal, whole genome shotgun sequence region TTTAAGTTAATAGAAAATGACAAAAGGTAGATCATGGCTAACACCCTGGGGAGGAAGATTAAAAACAAATGCATGTTATGCAGAATAAAGAAAAATTTCATGATTTCATAATTAGTATCTACAATACAGAtcacaaatataataaataactTCATTTAGTTGTGTGCCATCCATGTTAACATCAGACCAGCAGTAGTCCGTTTGATTGAGATAAGGCTCCCAAAAGTGCCTAGAAATAGATTGTGTCCAAGAGGTGGACGTTTTCCCAAGGAGTTCGTTCAATTTATGCTACATTATCTTGTAATGGCAGATTAACATCCTTTGCAATAGGGTTCCATTATATTCGATCTTCTCAATCCAATGAGTCCAATATTGAGTTCCCCATACCAAAGTACTTTGGCACTTTTGGGAGCCTTATCTCAATCAAACGGACTACTGCTGGTCTGATGTTAACATGGATGGCACACAACTAAATGAagttatttattatatttgtgaTCTGTATTGTAGATACTAATTATGAAATCATGAAATTTTTCTTTATTCTGCATAACATGCATTTGTTTTTAATCTTCCTCCCCAGGGTGTTAGCCATGATCTACCTTTTGTCATTTTCTATTAACTTAAAAGCCATTGTATGCTAAAGAGTTATTTTTCTCGAACTATTTTTTAAATTGGCATCTAATCCTACTCCATGCTCCGTGTTATACAAAAAATAAGTTTTTCCACTTTAGATTCAATACTTTGCCTCTAGGCAATTAGCGTACCATACTGCGGACCATTCTCACGATTAAGTGATAATGTGCCGGCGCTTGCGCATATTGAAACAATGTTGCCGGCAACACAAGGTAATAGTCAGGTGTACGCATGCGCTATGTCGGCGGCTTACAAGTCTCGCGCGACTTGTCACATGACTTGACACGTGACTTAGTGATCGCGAGACTGCCACCGGGTCACATGACCAGCGGATGGCTGCCGCGATGCCGCGGACTCCGACAGCACTCAGCTGCAACATTAATGTAAGGCATGTGAGTGGCTATTTTTCACCCTGGGGAGGGGCACTTATGTATATATGGCGGACCATTGACCGCCAACATAatatggacccctgaggaagtcgcatgtagcgacgaaacgcgtggggactcTTTGCCCACATGACCCTCTGCACACGCTGTATTCCTGGTCTATCATTTGGATGGGTAACCTCATACTTCCCACTTATCGTTGTTTACTCTAGAGTGTGCCGTTCTTGTTCTGGTCCCTGTTATATCATTTTGCATGGTGTTTAAGGGAATTACTAACAGCCTATTTTGACTTTTCACTGTGCCACAAAAGCTCCCTCTTACAGATACCTTTTTCACAGGACAGAAACAGGCTATTGATATATTGCCTTTATAGGGTCATGTGTTATGCATAGACCTATTGTGGTAATTTGCATGGGTCAAACTGCATGTACATTTGtacgttttaggtgtttttaacaaTATATATGCATGTTTTGTAGTGTTTATCATTTGtgacataaataaagatttgtatatagatatttttggcctatacacactcccCTTTGTCTCTTTTTCTGgttacagaaaataagccctcacacagctctgtacacagaaaatgaaagttatggatttttgaaagtggagcgcaataaatgaaaaaaaatgtgcaccgcGAAGGGGTTAGAACTATAAACGACAAGGAGTTATAGAATTGTATTATTGAAAATTTCATATTCCTCCACAGCTAAAAATACTCCACAAAAACAATGAGAAGAAGTATTAGTACCCCTCTGACAAAATGTAAGTGTGACCTCTGCTCTAGCCTTAAAATTATTTTAAGTCAGACTGAGGTCATCTATGAAAATCTATGAAGGAGGGTCTGATGGAGGCCATGCTGCTTCTATGAACAAATTCATAAGGGCACACGTATCTTTGTATTTCTGCTGCCtcttttcaaaattttctgctctTAGCAAATATGTGTGTTCTTATGTATCTCTGTCTGAGATGCATAAAGAcgtgttttggggttttttttttttttttggtgtgagtTTTGCGACTTTTTGGGCATGTGTATGGAAGTATGTGTCAGTTGTACTTCAATTAGTGCCTTAAAAGTCTAATTTTGTTCAAAATAGGgagtgaagaaaaaaaatcagtctTGCAAAGGTAGATTAGAAACACTGCAACTCACATACACACCAGTGAACTTCTTAAGACCCTGACATAGGAGCAACAAAAatctaaaaaggtgcaaaaagtgATGATGCATGTCCCCCATAGCCTCAGTTAACCATTAGTATTCAGTACAATTTTGTTGAAAACTGTTCCCTTCCCCCTTGTTTTGCATATTATAATGTTGATAAATTTACAGTAATAAGGCTGAAACACCCTCCATGTATGTTGGAGGTTACCTACTCCTGGATGGGTGTAATATGTGTTTCTCCATATTACCATCATAATGTCTTCATGTTAGCAGTATAACAACCAGTCTACGGTTAATGAGAACTTGAGTTAGAACATCATAATAATTTATGTATAAATAAATGAGAGATGGTGTAAAATAAAAACCTCAGAAAGATGTGTTTTAATGCAACTTTTTAGATTGCTACTGGTAAAGTACTGGGTGACAATGGTAATATGTAGCCAGATTAGACACAATGCTGCAAATCCCATCCTTCTGCTTACCTGCTGCAGCCTGAAACCCTTACTGTAGCAGGCACACTATCCTTTATATACATAGAGGCTGGCAGTAACTGACTGCGCTGTGGTTTAACTAGTATAAGTGCTCTTATTATTAACACCTACCATGCCATAAATAAATTATCTTATTGGGAATACTccttttaaagaggttgtccaggaatacacatttcttaaatgtacacaggataacaaaagaacatattctctaattcattgttattaacaaaaatacaccatttcacagatataattccaacctgtctctatcagtcctggtgtgcacaatttTTTGATTGCCACTGCActtgaccctggatcttctgagtttagggtcgggaggacatattgttctcctgtctgatacTTGAGTGAGCTCCTCTCTTCCTCTAGCACCCATCCTTGCATTCCATGAGGAGCTCACACAGACTCTGACTTCCTTTCGTAAAACACATCACATtgggaggagagtaaagctacaggcagataagattaTCCAgaggggagggaggtatatagcagggctgacagtaTGTAAAGTctgtgatagcagaggggagaatgtcatgtgtaataggcatctcatggatctcctctctaatagaatgttcagaagctaaatctaaagtgtagataaacctttacCCTGATAACCTAAGCACAATAGAAATAGAAAAAGACACAGGCGGCGCCACTAGTGCAATAGGTAACTTATGAAAGTGATGAGATGACAAAGatatctgctcacctgaagacaccttgtgtcttatgtgTTTCGAGCAGATATTCATTGTTCCGTCTATTCTTCAATAGTGGTTGGTAGGGTATGCTGCGTCTTCCCGGAGTCCAGTACAGGATTGTGCCGGATAGGGAATCGTATAGATATGGAGTTTAGAAAAACccgggttggtataagacgcgctgcccgaATAGGTCCGACACAGGTTATGTGGTTCATAACACGCACACACACAAtaaatttactttttaattttagtgctgttttagctcctatcattcagtgatgatcagtgtaagggggttaaaattatatttactgtgtaaacccctttaagcactaaTCTCAtatcagtttattattttatatattattttcattACATGTTTCTACAGtctactaatttttttttttctcttttggtcGTGTTGGGGTTGAAACCTTGTTATTGCTTAATAAGTCCTCTTTTTGAATTGTATATTTACTTATTAATTTGGAAAACAAAAGTGGATTGAATTTTGTAATgaagtttcttttttattttcctaCAGTGAAGCAATTTGAAGTGAAATAAGCAGAATTCTGTATAATAGGATGCACAGTGAAGCCGTGATGGTTGCATCTGATTATTTGGATGCcactttgttttttgtttgtttttttttctgaagtACATTGCTCTAAATCTTCATTCTTTTTTTCTTCTGTATTTTCAGATAAACCCGAAAACTGGGACGTGTGGTATGAAAGCAAGTTTGATGACTGTGACAAAGAAGCATGCCTTTCTTTCTCGAAAGATATTCTTTGCTCTCGTACTACTGTGGACcataactactatgccatatgCCAGAACCTCCTTTCTAGTCATGCTACGTGGCGTGGAACTTCGGGTGGCCTTCTTCACGACCCTCCAGCAGAAGTTGCCAAAGATGGCCGCCTTGGGACACTGTTGGACGAATGTGCAAACCCAAAGAAAAGATATGGCAGATTCAAAGCTGCCAAGGAATTAAGAGAATACCTTGCACAACTAAGTAATAATGTGAGGTAGcccttactttttatttttttttttttattttttttccttttttagtcAGTGGAAGGTTTAATTAGTTAGAGCACGTACAGGTTTCAATTACTATTGTATATTCAGAGGAGCCAACGTCTAAATGGAGGCTGAATGAGCGCGGTGGAGTTGACCTAGTGCGGCACAGTGCGGTATACAATCCCTTACAATCATGCCAGTACATGTTCTCATCTAATTAAAACTTGTGGAACTACTATTGATTTCTCTCTCCGATTACCTGAGAGGAAGATCAGATGCCCATCTCCAGGTCACTGGGGATAATAGACTTTGGTAGCTTATTTGATTATTCATGTGTCAAAACGTAGTTGACATGACATAATACATTGGTATCACAATTTTTGTGAAGCTGATGCCTTTACTTGGAAAGTTCAAGTTAAGACCGCTGGCCTGTTTTAAAGGCTTCTTTTCTTACGTCATTTCATATTTGTATGTCTAATACGCCGATTTCTGGCTCTTAATTTCTGTTTGGGATCTTGTCTATGTTGCGTCCTGTTTCCAGATGAAATGGTTCATGGGAAGAGTactgtattttttcttttaatttaaagggcaggaCTCCCatattttctgtcttttttttttatttctaatatAATTTTGTAATGGCTTTGATTTATGCTGTAAATGTTACCTCTTCTACATTAAAATTTAGTCATTCTTGGGTATCTCTTGAGTTGACCTGTTCCTTCTCTTTTAACATTTGTTTCCTCTTTTACATACGGTACATTACTATATCTGCTTGCAGTTGTAATAAAAAAATGATACTAAAGGGGTTTACAAAGTTTGCAACTTACCTTGTGGCTAGGGGCTTACTGGCTGATCGATGAGGGTCTGACTGCAGAGATCTCCACGAGAACGGGACCACCAGCAATATGGAGAATGAGGCAAAGTAGGCGATCTGCTGACCCATATATTAGTTCGGGAAGTTGCCGACCACATTGCTCTGCACTGTCTTTGATTTTACAGAGATACACTGTACTATTGAATATAGTGTCGGGACTTGTTCAACGTGCTGCTCCAAAAATTAGTGAGAGAGGATTCCGATTCATTGGATTGATGGGGGTCAGGACTTGTGATTAATAGGGAAAACCTTGCAAACTTGGTAAAATGTTTTTACCCTTCACAAGTGGGTCAAATATGGTAGAATATCAATTTTTCTGTGAGATTAGATCTAAACTTACATGGTTGTTCTTCCTTAGCATGGACTAACCTTTTCAACAGGTTGGTCCACAATCCACAAAATAGATGTATGAATACTTGTGTCTCCAGCAGTCTGGCCCTATCTGAGAATATGGATCCCATGTCATCTAGTGCAGACATTAAATGGTGTACTGCTCCATTCATGCTGGACTCCATGGTACTGCTATACTTGTGTAAGCAGGAATCCAGGTTACTTGTCCTGTGGCTAGCttgtaaaaactttttttcccacactttttgtttttttgttttttgttctcTTGAAGCTGGTGGGAGGAGCTCCTGTTCACTCCTCCCCTTTGCACTGATGCAATCCATCAGTAAGCTTCTGTCTGTCTTGCTACAAATATGAAATTGAGCAGAGATGTAAGTGTAAAACTTATTTACGCTGGAGAGAAATGTGAAGAGCCAACTAAGTGGGGAAAAAATGCATTCCTCGTATATTTCGAAGGTTTTATTTTCGTTTATTGACAATTTAAGTCTCAAACAATTTAAGTCTCGTCACTTAGTCTCCGAAAGCACAGCTATGGAAAGGATTGAgttatgctccccccccccccccccccctgagtaTGCAGAACACTTCTTTTATAGCGATACGGTGCATGTTTAGGAAGAAAGATTTATCCAATCTGCAGTTAGTGGAGTTACTGTGCCCTACTATCTGTTTGGAAATATCAGTAACTTTTTTTTGCTTCCAGAGACACAAGTATTGCAGATGGTTGTGTGACGGATATGGGACTTCATGTATAGCGGTTCATGACTAGACAGATTAATTGTGAAAGATCTAATGGTGATTTCTGTTTGTCTAATGGTTTTGCATCAGTCTCCATCCATTACAGATAATCTACCACTCCATTAAACATGTAATCTGTTCACTGTGTTTTACCTGCTTtgcaacatttatttttttaatcattgcATCTATTAAATTTGCTTTAAAGTGATCCATGCTCCTGGTGTTGTTTGCCATTGCACCTACTGATCTGAACAGGTCATCATTCACACTTACATACCATGTGTTATTACAGCCTAATAGACCCGGAGACGCCATGCAGTTGTCTGGTGAATTGTCTACTTGATCCTCCTGGTGCCTCTTGACTAGTCTGTCCAGGAGTATAACTGGCATATGGTGTGCACTGGTCTTCTCTCGGGGAACTCCTAAGCAGATGCCTGCTGAAACACAATACCCATAAGATGTTCTTAAAGGGGGAgtcaattaatacatttttaagtaaatctatcatcaaaatccattatgataaaccgcagacacttattcatagatcaagccactatgactgtggtaatcttcttatttgttatccatggtctctttccttataaaataaacttttatgattatgctAATAAGGGACCTggatgttaccagaacccctctgtacTGCCCAGACTGTTTGTGTGTAGAACCATGTatccacttccccctcccactgtgtgttgtAGCTTCTTCTGctagtgtgagattacatcaggcagagagaggcgGGAAATGCTGAGGCAGCAGAAGAGGGgactgtgtaacagcctataaagctgCAACATGGAGGGCTTCTGGTAAAACCCTCAGGAGCTCTGTAGGCTGGTTAGCAtaacttaaagttgattttagaaggaaggaggccatggataacaaatataagatgataccAGTCCCAGCGTCTGGATCTATGTGTCCCTGATTTATtgtgcttgatattgatggtataTTCCGATAAGCCTGACCATACAGGGGATTGTATCTCAAAGGTTTTTCTTAATATTGTAATCATGCACTTTTATTAAAGATCTGATCCTTTTACATCATGTAATCTCATCGGCATTTGTCGTAGCATACTCATTTTTATTTGACGTGCACTTATTTTCCACGCCTAATGATATCACTGTACATCTTGCCCTTTTCATCACTGCTCCAGAACAAATACATAATCACAAAAATGTGTTGGTCATCCTTTATATGTTTTTCTAACAAAATTCTGTAGTACATCTTCTGGAAATCTACActgctaaaaaaaaatcaccgCTGATTTCATTGCACCATTTGCTGCAGATTTTACCCCATGTATTACAGAGGATTGTATCTTGAATGAAAATTTGCGGCACAAATTGACTGGTTGAAGATGCCATCATTGGCCATTGTATGCCCTCAGTGGATAATATTTGGTAAAATGTCATCCCAGTTTTCAGAACTTTTTTaccttctgtgtttttttttttctcttctagcAATATTGTGTATGTGCAATGTGGCAATCTACCTGTGAAGTattgacttaaaggacacctgtcatcaggcctgtgtcactagtcctgtcactactacctgttggagcagctcacaaggatcccatcccagcctttatctagttatttcatacattaatcattataaaatcatcttttctttattatgtaaatgaggctggtcacatggtcataggCAGTgacgttacccctcccctctcctccccctgctcatgtctgtgtgtaatgtatagcgatatatggccgaggcgccgtaatacgggaaaagataggacatgtcctatcttttcccgggctatggagcggtacggtgccgcacgtgtgcagcaccttAACGCTCCCATAGGacaccgtgagcccatagaagtgtatgggggacgtatatcggccgcatatacgtcggccgtatatacgccccccatactgtagtgtgaatgtaaccttacagtccaaaaaatacagtatatttgcAGTTTTTTGGGTTCGACTTGCCTAAAGCCGTAGCTCCCTCAGGGTACAT contains the following coding sequences:
- the DIPK2A gene encoding divergent protein kinase domain 2A isoform X2 — its product is MVAVNYVGEELWSFYNAPWEKRVDLAWQLMEIAEQLTNNDFEFALYLLDVSFDNFAVGPRDGKVIIVDAENVLVADKKLIKQNKPENWDVWYESKFDDCDKEACLSFSKDILCSRTTVDHNYYAICQNLLSSHATWRGTSGGLLHDPPAEVAKDGRLGTLLDECANPKKRYGRFKAAKELREYLAQLSNNVR